A single Sulfurimonas aquatica DNA region contains:
- a CDS encoding 4Fe-4S dicluster domain-containing protein, whose protein sequence is MQLGFLVDLHLCMGCKGCEIACKVENEVPLSTWRLRVKYVDVGTFPETKRTFTPLRCNHCENAPCERICPVSALHYLDNGIVNIDKERCIGCAGCIMACPYGAIYIDPETQTADKCTYCAHRIASSMMPACVVACPVEANIFGDVEDPASDISKYIQRHTDVQVRKPEKGTNPRHYYVGASQAHLNPLASRREEGYNLFNKITTLPVGGHH, encoded by the coding sequence ATGCAATTAGGTTTCCTAGTTGATTTACACCTATGTATGGGATGTAAAGGTTGTGAGATCGCATGTAAAGTGGAGAATGAAGTTCCACTGAGTACATGGAGACTTCGCGTTAAGTATGTGGATGTGGGAACTTTCCCAGAGACTAAAAGAACTTTTACACCTCTAAGATGTAATCACTGTGAAAATGCTCCTTGTGAGAGAATTTGTCCAGTATCTGCACTTCACTATCTTGATAATGGAATTGTAAATATTGATAAAGAGCGTTGTATTGGTTGTGCTGGTTGTATTATGGCATGTCCTTATGGAGCAATCTATATAGACCCTGAGACTCAAACTGCTGACAAGTGTACTTATTGTGCTCACCGTATTGCTTCATCTATGATGCCGGCTTGTGTTGTTGCATGTCCTGTTGAAGCAAATATATTTGGTGATGTTGAAGATCCTGCTTCAGATATCTCTAAATATATCCAACGTCATACTGATGTTCAAGTTCGTAAACCTGAAAAGGGAACTAACCCACGTCACTACTATGTTGGAGCAAGTCAAGCTCACCTGAATCCTCTTGCATCAAGAAGAGAAGAAGGTTATAACTTATTTAATAAGATTACAACACTTCCAGTAGGAGGACACCACTAA
- the hisD gene encoding histidinol dehydrogenase: protein MMFIKSNASDFSEKFEELLGRGKMDIAHVSAIVGNIIEEIKTQKNAALIQHITKFDNWTPSSDDELKISTESMSKAYDNLDTKLKSALHLAYDRIKLYHEKQKPKSWFDTEENGTILGQKVTAVDSAGLYIPGGKAAYPSSLLMNVIPAQVAGVENIVVCTPTPDNEPNELLLAACHLCGVTQVFKVGGASAIAAMAYGTENIPKVDVITGPGNIFVATAKKMVFGDVNIDMIAGPSEIGILADDSANANHLAIDLLSQAEHDEMASSILITPSQKLADEVKVELENWLLKLPRQEIARKSIEERGAIIVTADMDEAIKLMNDIAPEHLEVATVSPFDLLPFIKHAGAIFLGHNTPEAIGDYVAGPNHTLPTGGTAKFYSPLGVEDFMKKSSIISFSQKAINEIGQECALIANTEGLTAHEQSVRVRLTK, encoded by the coding sequence ATGATGTTTATAAAATCTAACGCAAGTGATTTTAGTGAGAAGTTTGAAGAACTTTTAGGTCGTGGTAAGATGGACATAGCACATGTAAGTGCTATAGTTGGAAATATAATAGAAGAGATAAAAACTCAAAAAAATGCTGCACTTATACAGCACATCACTAAATTTGACAACTGGACGCCATCTTCAGATGATGAGTTGAAAATATCTACTGAGTCGATGAGTAAAGCATACGATAATTTAGATACAAAGTTAAAGTCTGCACTACATTTAGCATATGATAGAATTAAACTTTATCATGAAAAACAAAAACCAAAATCATGGTTTGACACAGAAGAAAATGGAACTATTTTAGGCCAAAAAGTAACCGCTGTTGATAGTGCGGGACTTTATATACCAGGTGGAAAAGCAGCTTACCCATCATCACTACTTATGAATGTTATTCCTGCTCAAGTTGCAGGAGTTGAAAATATTGTTGTTTGTACACCAACACCAGACAATGAACCAAATGAACTTTTACTTGCCGCTTGTCACTTATGTGGAGTAACTCAAGTTTTTAAAGTTGGAGGGGCAAGTGCAATTGCTGCGATGGCTTATGGAACTGAAAATATTCCTAAGGTTGACGTTATCACTGGACCTGGGAATATTTTTGTTGCAACTGCAAAAAAGATGGTTTTTGGTGATGTGAATATCGACATGATTGCTGGACCGAGTGAAATAGGAATTTTAGCAGATGATAGTGCTAATGCAAACCACTTAGCAATTGACCTGCTCTCTCAAGCAGAACATGATGAAATGGCAAGTTCAATCCTAATAACACCATCTCAAAAGTTAGCAGATGAAGTGAAGGTGGAACTTGAAAATTGGTTGCTTAAACTTCCACGCCAAGAGATAGCAAGAAAGTCCATAGAAGAACGCGGTGCTATTATCGTAACAGCTGATATGGATGAAGCTATTAAACTTATGAATGACATCGCGCCAGAACATTTAGAAGTAGCAACTGTATCACCATTTGATTTACTTCCATTTATAAAACATGCAGGTGCAATATTTTTAGGGCACAATACTCCTGAAGCAATTGGTGACTATGTTGCAGGTCCAAATCATACACTTCCAACAGGTGGAACAGCTAAATTTTACTCGCCACTTGGTGTTGAAGATTTTATGAAAAAGAGTTCTATAATTTCATTTAGTCAGAAGGCTATCAATGAGATAGGTCAAGAGTGTGCTTTAATAGCGAATACTGAAGGCCTTACTGCCCACGAACAGTCTGTAAGAGTGCGTTTAACTAAGTAA